From Polyodon spathula isolate WHYD16114869_AA chromosome 24, ASM1765450v1, whole genome shotgun sequence, one genomic window encodes:
- the LOC121298684 gene encoding uncharacterized protein LOC121298684 isoform X2, translated as MRSLLALTVLLGAVLSNTTVNQISNLPGTDVSFPCTAKGPSVNWLWIPKYHRCAGFQGSLKVSYSIGQTGIHKKEVEVFKNRLEVISDTKTGTNSLVLKGVVASDSGYFTCCDQSGGREAYNLEVKVGCYKNIKISISKLPRLGGQVTLYCSFCILHPPIKNTTFAWTFNGKPISYTPEVIEGKKSLTISQVRDIHAGKWGCQSVKDPSQYSEYCLDLRSQTRQKDKGQQITSQDTCTPSPTEKVVSDEPAQGEAGGWNGSLVLVVVIVPLIATAVLLTAGVWFCRRKKSLRMKQRKNADPSESATHSICSTTLSGETSQAMTDTAQVLKDEIQYASLDQSQLRSKQTRPTAGSKVQYVSIAHLHPTRNHLPASEDCVLYSTVWGDLGPSAGRRLY; from the exons ATGAGGTCCCTGCTGGCTCTAACTGTATTGCTGGGTGCTGTACTGAGCAACACCACTG TTAATCAGATATCAAACTTACCAGGAACAGATGTTTCCTTCCCCTGTACTGCCAAAGGCCCTTCGGTGAATTGGCTATGGATTCCAAAATACCACAGATGTGCCGGATTTCAAGGATCACTGAAAGTAAGCTACAGTATTGGTCAGACTGGAATTCATAAAAAGGAAGTTGAGGTCTTTAAGAACCGATTGGAAGTGATCAGTGATACCAAGACAGGGACAAACTCTCTGGTGCTTAAAGGCGTGGTGGCAAGTGATTCAGGGTACTTCACCTGCTGTGATCAAAGTGGAGGAAGGGAGGCCTATAATCTTGAGGTGAAAGTAG GTtgctataaaaacattaaaatctcCATTTCCAAATTGCCTAGGCTGGGAGGCCAGGTTACTCTGTATTGCTCTTTCTGTATTCTTCATCCGCCAATTAAAAATACTACCTTTGCTTGGACCTTCAATGGAAAACCCATCAGTTACACTCCAGAAGTTATTGAAGGGAAAAAATCGCTGACTATATCACAGGTGAGAGACATCCATGCAGGTAAATGGGGCTGCCAGTCTGTGAAAGACCCATCTCAATACTCAGAGTACTGTCTAGACTTGAGATCCCAGACCAGACAAAAGGACAAGGGGCAACAGATTACATCGCAGGATACCTGCACCCCCTCGCCAACAGAAAAAGTTGTATCAGACGAACCAGCACAAG GAGAAGCTGGTGGTTGGAATGGTTCCTTGGTGCTAGTGGTTGTTATTGTGCCATTAATAGCTACAGCAGTGCTGTTGACTGCTGGAGTATGGTTCTGCAGAAGAAAGAAATCACTGAG GATGAAGCAAAGGAAAAATG CAGACCCCTCTGAATCAGCTACACACTCCATCTGTTCCACCACCCTCTCTGGAGAGACTTCACAAGCAATGACAGACACTGCACag GTCTTGAAGGATGAAATTCAGTATGCCTCCCTCGATCAATCACAGCTAAGAAGTAAGCAGACAAGACCTACA gctggtAGTAAGGTGCAGTATGTCTCTATTGCTCATCTCCATCCAACCAGAAACCATCTTCCTGCTTCTGAAGACTGTGTCCTGTATTCTACTGTTTGGGGAGATTTAGGACCATCTGCTGGACGCAGACTGTATTGA
- the LOC121298684 gene encoding uncharacterized protein LOC121298684 isoform X3, with the protein MRSLLALTVLLGAVLSNTTVNQISNLPGTDVSFPCTAKGPSVNWLWIPKYHRCAGFQGSLKVSYSIGQTGIHKKEVEVFKNRLEVISDTKTGTNSLVLKGVVASDSGYFTCCDQSGGREAYNLEVKVGCYKNIKISISKLPRLGGQVTLYCSFCILHPPIKNTTFAWTFNGKPISYTPEVIEGKKSLTISQVRDIHAGKWGCQSVKDPSQYSEYCLDLRSQTRQKDKGQQITSQDTCTPSPTEKVVSDEPAQGEAGGWNGSLVLVVVIVPLIATAVLLTAGVWFCRRKKSLRMKQRKNDPSESATHSICSTTLSGETSQAMTDTAQVLKDEIQYASLDQSQLRSKQTRPTAGSKVQYVSIAHLHPTRNHLPASEDCVLYSTVWGDLGPSAGRRLY; encoded by the exons ATGAGGTCCCTGCTGGCTCTAACTGTATTGCTGGGTGCTGTACTGAGCAACACCACTG TTAATCAGATATCAAACTTACCAGGAACAGATGTTTCCTTCCCCTGTACTGCCAAAGGCCCTTCGGTGAATTGGCTATGGATTCCAAAATACCACAGATGTGCCGGATTTCAAGGATCACTGAAAGTAAGCTACAGTATTGGTCAGACTGGAATTCATAAAAAGGAAGTTGAGGTCTTTAAGAACCGATTGGAAGTGATCAGTGATACCAAGACAGGGACAAACTCTCTGGTGCTTAAAGGCGTGGTGGCAAGTGATTCAGGGTACTTCACCTGCTGTGATCAAAGTGGAGGAAGGGAGGCCTATAATCTTGAGGTGAAAGTAG GTtgctataaaaacattaaaatctcCATTTCCAAATTGCCTAGGCTGGGAGGCCAGGTTACTCTGTATTGCTCTTTCTGTATTCTTCATCCGCCAATTAAAAATACTACCTTTGCTTGGACCTTCAATGGAAAACCCATCAGTTACACTCCAGAAGTTATTGAAGGGAAAAAATCGCTGACTATATCACAGGTGAGAGACATCCATGCAGGTAAATGGGGCTGCCAGTCTGTGAAAGACCCATCTCAATACTCAGAGTACTGTCTAGACTTGAGATCCCAGACCAGACAAAAGGACAAGGGGCAACAGATTACATCGCAGGATACCTGCACCCCCTCGCCAACAGAAAAAGTTGTATCAGACGAACCAGCACAAG GAGAAGCTGGTGGTTGGAATGGTTCCTTGGTGCTAGTGGTTGTTATTGTGCCATTAATAGCTACAGCAGTGCTGTTGACTGCTGGAGTATGGTTCTGCAGAAGAAAGAAATCACTGAG GATGAAGCAAAGGAAAAATG ACCCCTCTGAATCAGCTACACACTCCATCTGTTCCACCACCCTCTCTGGAGAGACTTCACAAGCAATGACAGACACTGCACag GTCTTGAAGGATGAAATTCAGTATGCCTCCCTCGATCAATCACAGCTAAGAAGTAAGCAGACAAGACCTACA gctggtAGTAAGGTGCAGTATGTCTCTATTGCTCATCTCCATCCAACCAGAAACCATCTTCCTGCTTCTGAAGACTGTGTCCTGTATTCTACTGTTTGGGGAGATTTAGGACCATCTGCTGGACGCAGACTGTATTGA
- the LOC121298684 gene encoding uncharacterized protein LOC121298684 isoform X1, producing MRSLLALTVLLGAVLSNTTVNQISNLPGTDVSFPCTAKGPSVNWLWIPKYHRCAGFQGSLKVSYSIGQTGIHKKEVEVFKNRLEVISDTKTGTNSLVLKGVVASDSGYFTCCDQSGGREAYNLEVKVGCYKNIKISISKLPRLGGQVTLYCSFCILHPPIKNTTFAWTFNGKPISYTPEVIEGKKSLTISQVRDIHAGKWGCQSVKDPSQYSEYCLDLRSQTRQKDKGQQITSQDTCTPSPTEKVVSDEPAQGEAGGWNGSLVLVVVIVPLIATAVLLTAGVWFCRRKKSLRMKQRKNARPSCSGSPTLSADPSESATHSICSTTLSGETSQAMTDTAQVLKDEIQYASLDQSQLRSKQTRPTAGSKVQYVSIAHLHPTRNHLPASEDCVLYSTVWGDLGPSAGRRLY from the exons ATGAGGTCCCTGCTGGCTCTAACTGTATTGCTGGGTGCTGTACTGAGCAACACCACTG TTAATCAGATATCAAACTTACCAGGAACAGATGTTTCCTTCCCCTGTACTGCCAAAGGCCCTTCGGTGAATTGGCTATGGATTCCAAAATACCACAGATGTGCCGGATTTCAAGGATCACTGAAAGTAAGCTACAGTATTGGTCAGACTGGAATTCATAAAAAGGAAGTTGAGGTCTTTAAGAACCGATTGGAAGTGATCAGTGATACCAAGACAGGGACAAACTCTCTGGTGCTTAAAGGCGTGGTGGCAAGTGATTCAGGGTACTTCACCTGCTGTGATCAAAGTGGAGGAAGGGAGGCCTATAATCTTGAGGTGAAAGTAG GTtgctataaaaacattaaaatctcCATTTCCAAATTGCCTAGGCTGGGAGGCCAGGTTACTCTGTATTGCTCTTTCTGTATTCTTCATCCGCCAATTAAAAATACTACCTTTGCTTGGACCTTCAATGGAAAACCCATCAGTTACACTCCAGAAGTTATTGAAGGGAAAAAATCGCTGACTATATCACAGGTGAGAGACATCCATGCAGGTAAATGGGGCTGCCAGTCTGTGAAAGACCCATCTCAATACTCAGAGTACTGTCTAGACTTGAGATCCCAGACCAGACAAAAGGACAAGGGGCAACAGATTACATCGCAGGATACCTGCACCCCCTCGCCAACAGAAAAAGTTGTATCAGACGAACCAGCACAAG GAGAAGCTGGTGGTTGGAATGGTTCCTTGGTGCTAGTGGTTGTTATTGTGCCATTAATAGCTACAGCAGTGCTGTTGACTGCTGGAGTATGGTTCTGCAGAAGAAAGAAATCACTGAG GATGAAGCAAAGGAAAAATG CCCGCCCCTCATGTTCTGGTTCTCCCACCCTGTCAGCAGACCCCTCTGAATCAGCTACACACTCCATCTGTTCCACCACCCTCTCTGGAGAGACTTCACAAGCAATGACAGACACTGCACag GTCTTGAAGGATGAAATTCAGTATGCCTCCCTCGATCAATCACAGCTAAGAAGTAAGCAGACAAGACCTACA gctggtAGTAAGGTGCAGTATGTCTCTATTGCTCATCTCCATCCAACCAGAAACCATCTTCCTGCTTCTGAAGACTGTGTCCTGTATTCTACTGTTTGGGGAGATTTAGGACCATCTGCTGGACGCAGACTGTATTGA